The Plodia interpunctella isolate USDA-ARS_2022_Savannah chromosome 9, ilPloInte3.2, whole genome shotgun sequence genome includes the window CAGTCTCAATAATTCCGACTAGCACGAAGTCGGCCCAGGTCAACTggaaaacaaaagtaaatttagaTTCTTAGCTTAacgagtttatttgttagactaattaaaaaacccctgaatttcagtatttatttcgctacaaattaaaaaaacaaacgaatATCGAGGAACAAATTCAgagcaagcattttaccaatCTTGGAAAGACCGAAAAGAATGTTTGCACAAGTTTTGGAAATTGTATGCATGTTCGtgctatttatataacaatttatataataaatttatgtcaaaTAGGTAGGTTGAAGTCTTAACAAAATGTTGTGTAGACTTACCGTCTTTAATTTCCTTGATAGGCCAACTTGCTCTCTCTAATCTTATGTCTTGGAATTCCAGTCCCGCATAATGCAACATATATCTGATTGATTCTGCATAtccatttaaatgaaaataagtcAGTTTTCTGTCCATATTGCTACACTAAGCTCTTCTTTCTGAGTATTACGATAGAATACTAAAGGCATATTATATATCTGTCCCATGATTCACAATC containing:
- the LOC128672668 gene encoding uncharacterized protein LOC128672668, producing the protein MDRKLTYFHLNGYAESIRYMLHYAGLEFQDIRLERASWPIKEIKDGKSTQHFLTWADFVLVGIIETANLFLNAQVEKKYPSIVALINHIRSLPGVKEYIATRKPYSV